Proteins from a genomic interval of Gossypium hirsutum isolate 1008001.06 chromosome A09, Gossypium_hirsutum_v2.1, whole genome shotgun sequence:
- the LOC107943363 gene encoding histone-lysine N-methyltransferase ASHR2: MLTADSGSVLRLVEIEGRGRALVASQPLKAGQIVLQDSPIVVYSAFPLVKPQSSASYCDNCFRILFSSANVVPCPLCSHHLFCGPNCLTAATASSHSPWVCQALSRLRDCPSLFSQPLEQQVQARFLIAAYNLALVSPSDFQVLLSLQGQYSPSDAPAAEFLHSLISSVCPPPSLSISIELIAALLAKDKLNAFGLMEPISLQQDGERSVRAYGIYPKASFFNHDCLPNACRFDYLDSALDQNTDMIVRMIHDVPVGREICLSYFPVNLNYSARQKRLAEDYGFTCNCDRCKVEANWSDNETDVIDDNGTIEENEDEEIMEEDNDEQMVASEGDEVGEADFPHAYFFVRYMCNRENCWGTLAPLPPSNDVQSKMLECNVCGNLKSEEDMC; encoded by the coding sequence ATGTTGACAGCTGATTCGGGTTCTGTGTTAAGGTTAGTGGAGATAGAAGGAAGAGGAAGGGCTCTCGTTGCATCGCAGCCATTGAAGGCAGGGCAAATTGTTCTCCAGGATTCTCCTATCGTTGTTTACTCCGCTTTTCCGTTGGTTAAACCTCAATCTTCGGCATCTTATTGTGATAATTGCTTTAGGATACTCTTCTCATCGGCAAATGTAGTGCCGTGTCCATTATGTTCTCATCATCTCTTTTGCGGTCCAAATTGCCTAACCGCGGCAACAGCTTCCTCTCATTCGCCTTGGGTTTGCCAGGCTCTTAGTCGTCTTCGGGATTGCCCTTCTCTTTTTTCTCAACCTCTCGAACAGCAAGTGCAAGCTCGGTTTCTTATAGCTGCATATAATCTAGCCCTTGTTTCCCCTTCGGATTTCCAggttttactttctcttcaaggTCAATATTCCCCTTCCGATGCTCCTGCTGCTGAATTCCTACATTCCCTCATTTCGTCGGTCTGTCCTCCGCCTTCGTTATCGATTTCTATCGAACTCATAGCCGCTTTATTGGCAAAAGATAAGCTGAATGCTTTTGGCTTGATGGAACCTATCTCTCTACAACAAGACGGAGAGAGATCCGTCCGTGCTTACGGGATCTATCCCAAAGCTTCTTTCTTCAACCATGATTGTCTTCCAAATGCTTGCAGATTCGATTACCTCGACTCAGCTCTGGACCAGAACACCGACATGATTGTTAGGATGATTCATGATGTCCCTGTAGGTAGAGAGATTTGCTTGAGTTATTTCCCTGTCAATCTCAACTACTCCGCCCGACAGAAGAGATTGGCCGAGGATTATGGCTTTACCTGCAATTGTGACCGTTGCAAAGTTGAGGCTAATTGGTCCGATAACGAAACTGACGTTATAGATGATAACGGGACTATCGAAGAGAATGAGGATGAGGAGATCATGGAAGAGGACAACGATGAACAAATGGTAGCCTCTGAAGGGGATGAAGTAGGAGAAGCCGATTTCCCCCATGCTTATTTCTTTGTGAGATACATGTGTAATCGCGAAAACTGTTGGGGCACGCTGGCGCCGTTGCCCCCATCCAATGATGTTCAGTCTAAAATGTTGGAATGTAATGTCTGTGGCAACCTCAAGAGTGAAGAAGATATGTGTTGA
- the LOC121206408 gene encoding probable bifunctional TENA-E protein, producing the protein MQAKITVTETWLRKHRHLYDGATRHPFIRSIRDGNINISAFKTWLGQDYIFVRAFVPFVASVLTKAYKGSDDGNGDVEVILGGVAALHDEISWFKKEAFKWGVQLSSIVPQKANQEYCRFLESLIGPEVEYTVAAVAFWAIETIYQESFAHCLEDDSKTPPELKETCQRWGNESFGEYCNSLRNIVDRQLEKASDDVITKAEATLLRVLEHEVDFWNMSHGRT; encoded by the exons ATGCAGGCGAAGATCACCGTGACGGAGACATGGCTGAGGAAGCACCGCCACTTGTACGACGGAGCCACCAGACATCCTTTTATCCGCAGCATTCGAGATGGGAACATCAATATCTCCGCCTTCAAAACATGGCTG GGGCAGGATTACATATTTGTTAGAGCTTTTGTGCCGTTTGTAGCAAGTGTTTTGACTAAAGCTTATAAAGGATCAGATGATGGTAATGGTGATGTAGAAGTGATATTAGGAGGTGTAGCTGCTTTACATGATGAGATTTCCTGGTTTAAGAAAGAAGCTTTTAAGTGGGGTGTTCAGCTCTCAAGTATTGTTCCTCAGAAAGCAAATCAAGAATACTGCCG ATTTCTTGAGAGCTTAATAGGCCCAGAAGTCGAATACACCGTCGCGGCTGTAGCTTTTTGGGCTATCGAAACCATCTATCAGGAGAGTTTCGCACACTGCTTAGAAGATGACAGTAAAACCCCTCCAGAACTCAAGGAAACCTGCCAAAGATGGGGCAATGAAAGCTTCGGAGAGTACTGTAATTCCCTCCGGAATATTGTCGATCGACAGCTAGAAAAAGCGTCCGATGATGTCATCACAAAAGCTGAAGCGACACTCCTGCGTGTTCTTGAACACGAAGTTGATTTCTGGAACATGAGCCATGGAAGAACCTGA